The following are from one region of the Mycetohabitans rhizoxinica HKI 454 genome:
- the acs gene encoding acetate--CoA ligase, whose product MSAIESVLQERRVFFPSAQTTAAAAIAGMDAYRALVAEAERDYDGFWARLAREHLAWHKPFTKVLDESNAPFYTWFEDGQLNASYNCLDRQIAAGHAQKNAIVFEADDGTLTPVSYGELHRRVCQFANALKSRGVRKGDRVVIYMPMSVEGVVAMQACARIGATHSVVFGGFSSKSLNERLIDVGAVALVTADEQMRGGKALPLKRIADEALAMGGCDAVKDVIVYRRTGGKVAWHEGRDHWLHELVVQQPEQCEPEWVSAEHPLFILYTSGSTGKPKGVQHSTGGYLLWAMLTMKWAFDIKPDDVFWCTADIGWITGHTYIAYGPLACGATQVVFEGVPTYPNAGRFWEMIARHKVTVFYTAPTAIRSLIKASDADPACHPRAYDLSSLRIIGTVGEPINPEAWVWYYEQVGAKRCPVIDTWWQTETGGHMITPLPGATPLVPGSCTLPLPGIMAAIVDETGQDVPNGQGGILVIKRPWPSMIRTIWGDPERFKKSYFPEELGGKLYLAGDGSVRDEETAYFTIMGRIDDVLNVSGHRLGTMEIESALVANPIVAEAAVVGRPDDTTGEAVVAFVVLKRARVQGDEAVKVANELRAWVAKEIGPIAKPKDIRFGDNLPKTRSGKIMRRLLRSLANGEAITQDVSTLENPAILDQLNEAR is encoded by the coding sequence ATGTCTGCCATTGAATCGGTCCTGCAAGAGCGGCGCGTGTTTTTTCCGTCCGCGCAGACCACGGCCGCGGCCGCCATCGCCGGCATGGATGCCTATCGGGCGCTGGTCGCCGAGGCCGAGCGCGACTACGACGGATTCTGGGCTCGCCTGGCGCGCGAGCACCTGGCGTGGCACAAGCCGTTCACGAAAGTGCTGGACGAATCCAATGCACCGTTCTATACGTGGTTCGAGGACGGCCAGCTCAACGCTTCGTACAATTGCCTGGACCGGCAGATCGCCGCGGGCCACGCGCAGAAGAACGCAATCGTGTTTGAGGCTGACGATGGCACGCTCACGCCTGTCTCCTACGGCGAGTTGCACCGGCGCGTGTGCCAGTTTGCCAATGCGCTGAAGTCGCGCGGCGTGCGCAAGGGCGATCGCGTGGTGATTTACATGCCGATGTCGGTCGAAGGCGTCGTCGCGATGCAGGCCTGTGCCCGGATCGGCGCAACGCATTCGGTCGTGTTTGGCGGGTTTTCGTCGAAATCGCTCAATGAGCGGCTGATCGATGTCGGCGCTGTGGCGCTGGTCACTGCCGACGAGCAGATGCGCGGCGGCAAGGCGCTGCCGCTTAAGCGTATTGCCGACGAAGCCCTGGCGATGGGCGGATGCGACGCGGTGAAGGATGTCATCGTCTATCGGCGCACCGGCGGCAAGGTCGCCTGGCACGAAGGGCGCGACCATTGGCTGCATGAACTGGTGGTCCAACAGCCCGAGCAATGCGAGCCGGAATGGGTCAGTGCTGAACATCCGCTGTTTATTCTGTACACGTCGGGTTCCACCGGCAAACCGAAGGGCGTGCAGCACAGCACCGGCGGCTATCTGCTGTGGGCCATGTTGACAATGAAATGGGCGTTCGATATCAAGCCGGACGATGTGTTCTGGTGTACCGCCGACATCGGCTGGATCACCGGCCATACGTATATCGCGTACGGGCCGCTGGCGTGTGGTGCAACGCAAGTTGTGTTCGAAGGCGTGCCGACGTATCCGAACGCGGGCCGCTTCTGGGAGATGATCGCGCGGCACAAGGTCACCGTGTTCTATACGGCGCCGACCGCGATCCGCTCGCTGATCAAGGCATCGGATGCCGATCCGGCATGCCATCCGCGCGCGTACGACCTGTCGTCGCTGCGTATCATCGGCACTGTCGGCGAGCCGATCAACCCCGAAGCGTGGGTCTGGTATTACGAGCAGGTCGGCGCCAAGCGTTGCCCGGTCATCGACACGTGGTGGCAGACCGAGACCGGCGGCCATATGATCACGCCGCTGCCCGGCGCCACGCCGCTCGTGCCGGGCTCATGCACGCTGCCGTTGCCGGGCATCATGGCGGCAATCGTCGACGAGACCGGCCAGGACGTACCGAACGGACAGGGCGGGATCCTCGTGATCAAGCGCCCGTGGCCTTCGATGATCCGCACGATCTGGGGCGATCCGGAGCGTTTCAAGAAAAGCTATTTTCCCGAGGAACTCGGTGGCAAGTTGTATCTTGCCGGAGACGGCAGCGTACGGGACGAGGAAACCGCGTATTTCACGATCATGGGACGCATCGACGATGTGCTGAATGTGTCCGGTCACCGGCTCGGCACGATGGAGATCGAGTCGGCGCTGGTGGCTAATCCGATCGTCGCCGAAGCGGCGGTCGTCGGCCGGCCCGATGACACAACCGGCGAAGCGGTGGTCGCGTTTGTCGTACTCAAGCGCGCACGTGTGCAGGGCGACGAGGCCGTGAAGGTGGCAAATGAGTTGCGGGCGTGGGTCGCGAAGGAAATCGGTCCGATTGCTAAGCCGAAGGATATTCGATTCGGCGACAACTTGCCGAAGACGCGCTCCGGCAAGATCATGCGGCGGCTGCTGCGCTCGCTGGCCAACGGCGAGGCGATCACGCAAGATGTGTCGACACTGGAAAACCCGGCTATCCTCGATCAGTTGAACGAGGCGCGCTGA
- a CDS encoding fumarate hydratase, whose translation MTVIKQEDLIQSIADALQYISYYHPLDYIQALGRAYEREQSPAAKDAIAQILTNSRMCAEGRRPICQDTGIVTVFVKVGMDVRWDGATMSVTEMINEGVRRGYTHPDNVLRASIVNPPEGARQNTRDNTPAVIHYEIVPGDKLDVQVAAKGGGSENKSKFAMLNPSDSIVDWVLKTVPTMGAGWCPPGMLGIGIGGTAEKAVLMAKESLMDPIDIQDVIARGPRDWIEALRVELHEKVNALGIGAQGLGGLSTVLDVKIMAAPTHAASKPIAIIPNCAATRHAHFTLDGSGVARLDPPPLEAWPNVHWQPNTETSQRVNLDTLTREQVAGWKPGQTLLLSGKMLTGRDAAHKRIADMLANGQPLPVDFTNRVIYYVGPVDPVRDEVVGPAGPTTATRMDKFTEMMLAQTGLISMIGKAERGPVAIDAIKKHQAAYLMAVGGAAYLVSKAIRGSRVVAFEDLGMEAIYEFEVKDMPVTVAVDSNGTSVHQTGPKEWQARIGKVSIATA comes from the coding sequence ATGACAGTCATCAAGCAGGAAGACCTGATTCAAAGCATCGCCGATGCGCTGCAATACATCAGCTACTACCATCCGCTAGACTATATCCAGGCGCTGGGCCGCGCGTACGAGCGCGAGCAAAGCCCGGCAGCGAAGGACGCGATCGCGCAGATCCTCACCAATAGCCGGATGTGCGCCGAAGGACGCCGCCCGATCTGCCAGGACACGGGCATCGTCACGGTGTTCGTCAAGGTCGGCATGGACGTGCGCTGGGATGGCGCGACGATGAGCGTGACGGAGATGATCAACGAAGGCGTGCGGCGCGGCTACACGCACCCGGACAACGTGCTGCGCGCATCGATCGTCAACCCGCCCGAAGGGGCGCGCCAGAACACTCGGGACAACACGCCGGCAGTCATCCACTATGAGATCGTTCCGGGCGACAAGCTCGACGTGCAGGTGGCGGCAAAGGGCGGCGGCTCGGAGAATAAGTCGAAGTTCGCGATGTTGAATCCGTCCGATTCGATCGTCGATTGGGTGCTCAAGACCGTGCCGACGATGGGTGCCGGCTGGTGTCCGCCGGGCATGCTTGGCATCGGCATCGGCGGCACTGCCGAGAAGGCGGTTTTGATGGCGAAGGAATCGCTGATGGATCCGATCGACATTCAAGACGTAATCGCCCGTGGACCGCGCGATTGGATTGAGGCGCTGCGCGTCGAACTGCACGAGAAGGTCAACGCGCTGGGCATCGGCGCCCAAGGGTTGGGGGGTCTGTCAACCGTGCTGGACGTGAAGATCATGGCGGCGCCCACGCACGCGGCCAGCAAGCCGATCGCAATCATCCCGAACTGCGCGGCGACCCGCCATGCACACTTCACGCTCGACGGCTCTGGCGTTGCGCGGCTGGATCCGCCGCCGCTGGAGGCCTGGCCCAATGTGCATTGGCAGCCGAACACCGAGACCAGTCAGCGCGTGAACCTCGATACGCTGACGCGCGAGCAGGTCGCCGGCTGGAAGCCGGGCCAGACGCTGTTGCTCTCGGGCAAGATGCTGACCGGACGCGATGCCGCACACAAGCGCATCGCGGACATGCTAGCCAACGGCCAGCCACTACCGGTCGACTTCACGAACCGCGTGATTTATTATGTCGGCCCGGTCGATCCGGTGCGCGACGAAGTCGTCGGCCCCGCTGGCCCGACAACCGCGACACGGATGGACAAGTTCACCGAGATGATGCTCGCGCAAACCGGCCTTATTTCGATGATTGGCAAAGCCGAGCGCGGCCCAGTCGCGATCGATGCGATCAAGAAGCACCAAGCGGCCTACCTGATGGCGGTCGGCGGCGCCGCTTACCTCGTGTCCAAGGCAATCCGCGGCTCGCGCGTGGTCGCGTTCGAAGATCTCGGGATGGAAGCCATCTACGAATTCGAGGTCAAGGACATGCCGGTCACGGTGGCGGTCGATTCCAACGGCACATCGGTCCATCAGACCGGCCCGAAGGAATGGCAAGCCAGGATCGGCAAGGTTTCGATTGCCACCGCGTAG
- a CDS encoding MotA/TolQ/ExbB proton channel family protein, whose amino-acid sequence MQNYGMAHVWAQGDFVTRGIAITLLIMSVLSWSVILIKGWNVLRLRRLTRNTEQQFWHSDDFTEGLVKLGSTGSGAADNPFVALALSGKEAADHHHKSQPHLHDRMDISDWITRCLKDTMDDCVAQMQSGLAVLASIGSTAPFVGLFGTVWGIYHALLTIGATGDTSIDKVAGPVGESLIMTAFGLFVAIPAVLGYNALTRSNKAVVTKLNRFAHGLHAYFVTGERLSSTLQRGEGPRLATAGK is encoded by the coding sequence ATGCAGAACTACGGTATGGCCCACGTATGGGCACAAGGGGATTTCGTCACGCGCGGCATCGCGATCACACTATTGATCATGTCAGTGCTATCGTGGAGCGTAATCCTAATTAAAGGATGGAACGTGCTGCGGTTGCGGCGCCTGACGCGTAACACCGAGCAGCAGTTCTGGCATTCCGACGATTTCACTGAAGGTCTCGTAAAGCTCGGCTCGACCGGCTCCGGCGCCGCCGATAACCCGTTCGTCGCACTCGCGCTATCCGGCAAGGAAGCCGCCGACCATCACCACAAGAGTCAGCCTCACCTGCATGACCGGATGGACATTTCGGACTGGATAACGCGCTGCCTGAAGGACACCATGGATGACTGCGTCGCCCAGATGCAAAGTGGGCTGGCGGTCCTCGCATCGATCGGCAGCACCGCACCGTTCGTCGGCCTGTTCGGCACCGTGTGGGGCATCTATCATGCGTTGCTGACGATCGGGGCGACCGGCGACACGTCAATCGACAAGGTTGCGGGACCGGTGGGCGAATCGCTGATCATGACGGCATTCGGCCTGTTCGTCGCGATTCCCGCGGTGCTCGGCTACAACGCGCTAACCCGCTCGAACAAGGCCGTGGTGACCAAGCTGAATCGCTTCGCGCACGGGCTGCACGCGTACTTCGTGACAGGTGAACGATTGTCCTCGACGCTCCAGCGCGGCGAAGGCCCGCGGCTAGCGACAGCCGGCAAATGA
- a CDS encoding bacterioferritin-associated ferredoxin, protein MIVCVCKSVSDRTIRASLEFGASTFDELQFELGVATCCGKCEQTVRDLVAACGACTSLCGPGAHPARHVTPAPVAFYERKAA, encoded by the coding sequence ATGATCGTCTGCGTGTGCAAGTCTGTTTCCGACCGTACTATCCGTGCATCGCTGGAGTTCGGTGCCTCGACGTTCGACGAATTGCAATTCGAGTTGGGCGTAGCAACGTGCTGCGGCAAGTGCGAGCAAACCGTGCGCGACCTGGTTGCCGCCTGCGGCGCATGCACGAGCCTGTGCGGTCCCGGCGCCCACCCGGCGCGTCATGTGACGCCGGCGCCGGTCGCGTTCTACGAGCGCAAGGCGGCCTGA
- a CDS encoding energy transducer TonB — protein sequence MKSRPVAHYTTTLAAVALLHAGVIAWLVYARADTVPTVTVESRPIMAELLAPPAPVAVQSAPAPTPAPKPKPKSVMMPRPNPKPVVKHPAPAPTPPMPVRDTPSQSVPTPSAPPAAPAPTPVPVAEPASPAPGPRSVVAQGAPKGVAKLDCQIVRPDYPALSRRREETGTVVVNLVVGLEGKVERATIKKSSGYDRLDEAARNAALASTCRPYIENGQPIRVTADQPYVFNLDD from the coding sequence ATGAAATCGCGCCCCGTCGCGCACTACACGACCACACTCGCCGCAGTGGCACTGCTGCATGCCGGCGTGATCGCGTGGCTGGTTTATGCGCGTGCCGACACCGTCCCAACCGTGACGGTCGAGTCCCGGCCGATCATGGCCGAACTACTCGCCCCGCCGGCACCGGTCGCGGTGCAGTCCGCGCCGGCGCCCACGCCTGCGCCGAAACCCAAACCCAAGTCCGTGATGATGCCGCGGCCCAATCCCAAGCCCGTCGTCAAGCATCCCGCGCCAGCGCCTACGCCACCAATGCCGGTACGTGATACCCCATCGCAATCGGTGCCCACGCCGTCAGCGCCCCCGGCCGCGCCGGCGCCCACGCCCGTACCGGTCGCCGAGCCCGCATCACCCGCGCCGGGCCCTCGCTCGGTGGTCGCGCAGGGCGCACCCAAGGGCGTCGCCAAGCTCGACTGCCAGATCGTGCGGCCCGATTATCCCGCGCTGTCCAGACGACGCGAGGAAACGGGCACGGTGGTCGTCAACCTGGTCGTCGGTTTGGAGGGCAAGGTGGAACGGGCCACGATCAAGAAAAGTAGCGGTTATGATCGATTGGACGAGGCCGCGCGCAATGCCGCGCTAGCCAGCACGTGCCGGCCTTACATCGAAAATGGGCAACCGATCCGGGTCACGGCTGACCAGCCGTATGTGTTCAATCTAGACGACTGA
- a CDS encoding TIGR00645 family protein, with protein sequence MPSSHPPFSPSGPRRMRALPSLIFFSRWLQLPLYLGLILAQAIYVFLFLKELWHLVSHAASLTETNVMLVVLGLIDVVMISNLLIMVIIGGYETFVSRLGLEGHPDEPEWLDHVNAGVLKVKLSMALISISSIHLLKTFIDPDQHSSQAVVWQVLIHLAFLLSALVMAWVDKLTSHAPHVPVSLADSTHD encoded by the coding sequence ATGCCTTCCAGTCACCCGCCATTTTCGCCGTCCGGGCCGCGCCGTATGCGCGCACTGCCGTCGCTGATCTTTTTTAGTCGCTGGCTGCAACTACCACTGTACCTGGGCTTGATCCTCGCCCAGGCTATCTACGTCTTCCTATTCCTGAAGGAACTGTGGCACCTAGTGTCGCACGCGGCGTCGCTGACCGAGACCAATGTGATGCTGGTGGTGCTCGGACTGATCGACGTCGTGATGATTTCGAACCTGCTGATCATGGTGATCATCGGCGGCTACGAGACGTTCGTGTCGCGGCTGGGCTTGGAGGGCCACCCGGACGAACCGGAGTGGCTCGATCACGTCAATGCCGGCGTGCTGAAGGTCAAACTGTCGATGGCGCTGATCAGCATTTCGTCGATCCACTTGCTCAAGACCTTCATCGACCCCGACCAGCATTCGTCGCAGGCGGTGGTGTGGCAGGTACTCATCCACCTTGCATTCCTGCTGTCGGCGCTCGTCATGGCCTGGGTGGACAAGCTTACATCGCACGCGCCGCATGTTCCTGTTTCACTAGCCGATTCGACACACGATTGA
- the bfr gene encoding bacterioferritin, which yields MQGDKRVIEYLNAQLKNELTAINQYFLHARMYQHWGLDKLGKHEYDESIGEMKHADWLIERVFMLDGLPNLQDLHKLLVGETTQEILECDLKLELASQTTCKEAIAYCESVQDYVSRELFRRILDDTEEHIDWLETQLELINRIGIQNYQQCAMTAVQS from the coding sequence ATGCAAGGCGACAAGAGAGTCATCGAATATCTGAACGCTCAGTTGAAGAACGAACTGACGGCGATCAACCAGTACTTTCTGCATGCGCGGATGTACCAGCACTGGGGGCTGGACAAGCTGGGCAAGCACGAATACGACGAGTCAATCGGTGAAATGAAGCACGCCGACTGGTTGATCGAGCGCGTATTCATGCTCGATGGCTTGCCGAATCTGCAGGATTTGCACAAGCTACTGGTCGGTGAGACCACGCAAGAAATCCTTGAATGCGATCTGAAGCTCGAACTGGCGTCGCAAACGACCTGCAAGGAGGCGATCGCGTATTGCGAGTCCGTGCAGGACTATGTGTCGCGCGAGCTCTTCCGCCGCATCCTGGACGACACCGAAGAGCACATCGATTGGCTCGAGACACAACTCGAATTGATCAACAGGATAGGCATCCAGAATTACCAGCAGTGCGCGATGACAGCTGTCCAATCGTAA
- a CDS encoding SOS response-associated peptidase: MCTNYESATLDDLSTFTEFPRPTFDYPRSVYKDYAAPIFRMGEGTRSTDRATFGLVPRKHIPPGVKVFDTMNARAETVGEKRSFSTCWRNGQLCLIPASSFYEPNYETGKAVRWRIKLASGEPFSIAGLWRAWNDSLSFTMLTLNADSHPLLRRFHEPGSEKRGIVILRREYYDDWLTCREPEVARTFLSLLPADELVAGPAPLPTRKNVGDAK, from the coding sequence GTGTGCACCAACTACGAATCCGCGACGCTCGACGATTTGAGCACATTCACCGAGTTTCCTCGGCCGACATTCGATTACCCTCGCAGCGTCTATAAAGACTACGCGGCGCCAATTTTCCGTATGGGAGAAGGTACGAGAAGCACCGATCGGGCAACGTTTGGCCTCGTGCCCCGCAAGCACATCCCGCCCGGCGTCAAGGTGTTCGATACGATGAACGCTCGAGCCGAGACCGTGGGCGAAAAACGCAGTTTTTCGACATGCTGGCGCAATGGGCAGCTGTGCCTTATCCCTGCATCAAGCTTCTATGAGCCGAACTATGAAACCGGCAAGGCGGTGCGCTGGCGGATCAAGCTAGCGAGTGGTGAGCCGTTCTCGATTGCAGGGTTATGGCGTGCGTGGAACGATAGTCTGTCGTTCACGATGTTGACGCTCAATGCCGACTCTCATCCGCTCCTGCGCCGTTTTCACGAGCCTGGATCTGAGAAGCGCGGCATCGTAATCCTGCGGCGCGAATACTATGACGACTGGCTGACGTGCCGTGAGCCGGAGGTGGCCAGGACGTTTCTGAGCTTGCTGCCAGCCGATGAACTTGTCGCAGGCCCTGCCCCACTGCCTACGCGCAAAAATGTGGGCGATGCAAAATGA
- a CDS encoding F-box protein: MHRLDGLGAKQLSKSPQAAIGLNEMPTELLANIFSRVPLSDAARLSEVNSKFRQMLLPRRHCFLVNKKLQAVRQLPPGPQQHDQAQRLWTTSLELLEHSRAELDGIIQSFELEWLAPQDRKDVLDQMIEHLKRSHDSASCATQSDEPSSGLPSRDNASASARQRRALLNHLKSQIETLPKGERASALTRIIELQGQEAATVERLFPRIHGGNVWISNRDYAIHLLNYGFFEGEAAALAGERDPHALEDPDIEICTAVIAWRPKNLPLHKFIDLLEQAIGDARRHGDKHRVGADDETADDERARLVQRLRNLTRNATPDARTLSRLTPDSIERVRTRV; this comes from the coding sequence GTGCATCGACTCGACGGGCTGGGTGCCAAGCAATTGTCCAAGAGCCCGCAAGCCGCTATTGGCCTGAACGAGATGCCAACGGAGCTTCTCGCCAACATATTCAGCCGTGTTCCGCTCAGCGATGCGGCGCGGTTGTCCGAGGTCAACAGCAAGTTCCGGCAGATGCTGCTGCCGCGACGGCATTGCTTTCTTGTAAACAAGAAGCTGCAGGCCGTTCGCCAACTGCCCCCCGGCCCCCAGCAGCACGATCAAGCACAGAGGCTATGGACGACGTCGTTGGAACTGCTCGAGCATAGCCGCGCCGAACTGGATGGGATCATCCAGTCCTTTGAACTCGAATGGCTGGCCCCACAGGATAGAAAGGACGTGCTGGACCAGATGATCGAGCATCTGAAACGCTCGCATGACAGCGCGTCGTGCGCGACGCAATCCGATGAGCCCAGTAGCGGGTTGCCATCGCGCGATAACGCGTCAGCAAGCGCACGGCAACGTCGAGCACTGCTAAACCACCTAAAGTCGCAAATCGAAACCCTGCCGAAAGGCGAACGCGCGTCGGCGCTGACACGGATCATCGAATTGCAAGGTCAGGAAGCGGCGACGGTCGAACGCTTGTTTCCGCGAATCCATGGCGGAAATGTCTGGATATCGAACCGTGACTATGCCATTCATTTGCTGAACTACGGTTTTTTCGAGGGCGAGGCTGCCGCGCTCGCCGGCGAGCGTGACCCGCATGCATTGGAGGATCCCGACATTGAGATTTGCACTGCTGTCATCGCGTGGCGGCCCAAAAACCTGCCACTACACAAGTTTATCGACTTGCTCGAGCAAGCGATAGGCGATGCCCGCCGTCACGGGGACAAACACCGCGTGGGTGCCGACGACGAGACGGCGGACGATGAACGGGCTCGGCTTGTGCAGCGATTGAGAAACCTGACCCGCAATGCGACGCCTGACGCGCGCACCCTATCACGGTTGACACCCGACTCTATCGAACGCGTTCGCACGCGAGTCTGA